From a single Apium graveolens cultivar Ventura chromosome 2, ASM990537v1, whole genome shotgun sequence genomic region:
- the LOC141706380 gene encoding kinesin-like protein KIN-14J has protein sequence MQRAALIEWINTTLSNVKLPVHSSDDELRALLFDGSVLCRLLNKLRPGSVSELRGSDHPSKLGVENVGRFLVAIDQMAFPRFQVHDLQKGSKPIVDPYGLSDFSPCGENYIPTILEEQKRKAK, from the exons ATGCAGAGAGCAGCATTGATAGAGTGGATTAATACAACACTTTCTAATGTGAAATTGCCCGTACATTCTTCTGATGACGAATTGAGAGCATTGTTGTTTGATGGTAGTGTTTTATGTAGGTTATTGAATAAATTGAGACCTGGTTCAGTTAGCGAG TTAAGAGGTTCTGATCATCCTTCAAAATTGGGCGTAGAAAATGTTGGAAGGTTTCTTGTTGCTATTGACCAGATGGCGTTTCCTAGATTTCAAGTGCATGATCTTCAAAAG GGATCGAAGCCTATAGTAGATCCGTATGGACTCAGTGACTTTTCTCCATGCGGAGAAAATTATATACCTACAATATTGGAAGAGCAAAAACGGAAAG CAAAATAA